From Methanospirillum lacunae:
GCCTGGCAGCCACCGAGGTGAGGATCTGCCATGAGGTGACAATCATTTCCCTGCTCTGCGAAGGTGGGCGGGTTATAGGAGCTGCCGGTCTAGACAGAAACGGAGAGCTCATTGAGTTTCTTGCCGATGCAGTAGTCCTTGCCACAGGTGGTGGAACCCGAGTGTATGATATTTCCACCAACTCAACAAGCGGGACCGGTGATGGATATGCAATGGGATTTCGTGCAGGTGCAGAACTCATCGACATGGAACAGGTTCAGTTCCATCCAACCGGTGCCGTATATCCCTGGGACGCACGGGGCCGTCTTGTGACAGAGGCAGTCAGAGGAGAGGGAGGAGTCCTTAAAAACGCGCTCGGTGAGCGGTTTATGACCCGGTACGATCCCCAGAGGATGGAACTCTCAACCCGTGATGTTGTGGCCCGGGCTGCAGCTACAGAGATCAGGGAAGGACGTGGAACACCACATGGTGGTGTCTGGCTTGATATCTCACATCGCTCTCCTGAAGATATAGAAACCAGGCTTCCAACTATGCTTGAACAGTTCCTGATGTTCGGCGTTGATATTCGGAAAGAACCGATGGAAGTCGCACCAACTGCACATCATATCATGGGAGGTCTGCGCATTGATCGCGAATGCAGAACAACAGTTCCCGGTCTGTTTGCCTGTGGTGAGGTTGCAGGAGGTGTTCATGGTGCAAACAGGCTTGGTGGAAACGCCCTTGCAGAGACACAGGTGTTTGGAAGAAGGGCCGGTGACTCAGCTGGCAAAGAGCCGGTTCGCGAGAAGAACCTGAACGATTCTGCAATCCAACTGGTGATCAGAGATCTCAAGGAATTTTCTGAGGGACAGACTCCTGCTCGTGAGATACGGACACGACTTCAGGAAGCGATGTGGAACGGGGCTGGAATATTCAGAAACAAGGGTGCGCTTCAACATACCTTAAACGAGATAGACTCGCTTGATCAGGTCAGGATGAAAGCCACAATTCCGGAAGAGTATGCAGAGTGCTGTATTGTGAAAAACATGCTGACTACCGCACGACTTATCGTGCGTTCTGCCCTGACCAGAGAAGAATCCCGGGGTGCCCATGTCAGGACTGACATAACCCAGGATTGGGATAACGCATCCTCCCCATTTGGTCACACTCATATCAGTCAGAAAGATGTTTCGATAGAACACAGGGAGGGAGCATGATCCACCTGAAAGTCCAGATTTCACGGTTTAATCCTCAAGGAGATCTGAAGCCACACACTAAACAATACGCTGTTGATGTGAATGAGGGAGCACGAATACTCAATGTTCTGCAGGCGATCCAGAGTCAGGATCCCACCCTGTCATTCAGGTCCAGTTGTCGTGCAGGTCAGTGTGGGAGTTGTGCAGTCAGGGTCAACGGTGAGCCAAAACTTGCCTGCATGGCAGAGGCAACAGACAGGATGCTCATCGAACCACTGGATCTTCCTGTAATCAAAGATCTTGTTGTAGAACTTGTCCCGGGTATCAATTCTATTCCACGTATCCACCCATGCGATTGCCATGACATCCCTGACCCTGCACAGATTGCCAGACTAAAACCACTGCGGGACTGTATCGAATGCCTCTCATGTGTTTCAGCTTGTCCAGCGATGAAAGTGACAGACTTCATTGGGCCGACCTCAATGCGTGCACAGATGCGGATCGCTCTTGATCCTCGTGAGACAGAAAGCAGGATCAGGGATGCAATCGCCCAGGGACTTTTCACATGCACCAGTTGCCAGAGATGCCGGGTAGTCTGCCCGAAAGAGATCGAGATACCGGGAAAAGCCATCGAAAAACTTCGTGAGATTGCAAATCGTGAAGGTCT
This genomic window contains:
- the tfrA gene encoding fumarate reductase (CoM/CoB) subunit TfrA, which gives rise to MKVREIISSHVLVIGSGGAGVRAAIEASTHGECVLVSKTIAGKGGCTIMAEGGYNAVLNCDDKTDDHFADTMKGGAFLNNPELVRTLVTESPERIRDLLSWGAVFDVTGECSLAQRPFGGQCFPRTCFAGDRTGHEMMITLMDRLAATEVRICHEVTIISLLCEGGRVIGAAGLDRNGELIEFLADAVVLATGGGTRVYDISTNSTSGTGDGYAMGFRAGAELIDMEQVQFHPTGAVYPWDARGRLVTEAVRGEGGVLKNALGERFMTRYDPQRMELSTRDVVARAAATEIREGRGTPHGGVWLDISHRSPEDIETRLPTMLEQFLMFGVDIRKEPMEVAPTAHHIMGGLRIDRECRTTVPGLFACGEVAGGVHGANRLGGNALAETQVFGRRAGDSAGKEPVREKNLNDSAIQLVIRDLKEFSEGQTPAREIRTRLQEAMWNGAGIFRNKGALQHTLNEIDSLDQVRMKATIPEEYAECCIVKNMLTTARLIVRSALTREESRGAHVRTDITQDWDNASSPFGHTHISQKDVSIEHREGA